From Erigeron canadensis isolate Cc75 chromosome 8, C_canadensis_v1, whole genome shotgun sequence, one genomic window encodes:
- the LOC122609795 gene encoding uncharacterized protein LOC122609795: MSETASVTALAVSENRPRKSGGCVGIFFQLFDWNKRFAKKRLFSKRLLPPPDRAKEASKKFGGDEKLPKLRLIADENSGGFPNKTKCGVSNNDDNSNVGKNNGVQTPSLVARLMGLDSLPSVQRCKLLKDSSGEFRGGRMDKVVGENDECDKEATRQETRPQKLQKTGMADRRNVSRFGAEALQLKNVLSRSRKHHHPKLASPVKSTSHHTRRNTSRLIGVATRILEPGGRNRSKYAITYPHSIRTPEPMKAENLDILSGHASCKNCGNLVDIVESTSKRDVHTTVFDSGNPFQVSPNGNSRLASSSFDQEEAYCFNESKQLSQPQSFASQSYYKDNNQRLVDIGVSSQAKLNSLPFNSDTRDFVALNKSLSGRMRSRLPVKVEDTKFDKRSQFDNGRDHGQKRQFSHIRKKGESSGVVCSSNNKARMVSSAASTGKQMESDPCSIDRIGDSGNKNFDGMGFRFKSPMKNRSEVPTKVERRRNQKASPCKISRRKNFTSNGNDELSLQKPFPLSGDSLGVIHEEKVHDLSRQLEYEPEINGTAQKRTPSHIFEELLCALNMERRPLPQKSHHPHHLSHKYDHNTKFYLQAKQEKAGAFNGRRNVDLLSPGSVLETSFSNDSFCSSSFEDSTVPTRNADSMSYSYDESQIQELETDPFYSDFVLSKENTQIELVTDLLTYISQVLCSIDLVDSRIKGNNLAHIKEVIFNTELVLASQIPHNPNAVNSFFVCDLLLGLDSIARVMWTSFGNFLGSENSNAGYQLKLFVFNALVGYLDSKYGQYAKCGFRAWMNLPPFMGPEILVHDVAEEVIRWMGFVGVTSDELVERDMSHSLGKWTDYEIEEYETGAKIEGDIFHLLIDEIVVDMLTDIAFFRL; this comes from the exons ATGAGTGAGACGGCAAGCGTTACGGCGCTCGCTGTTTCGGAGAATAGACCTCGAAAGAGTGGTGGATGTGTTGGAATATTTTTTCAGCTTTTTgattggaataaaaggtttgcgAAAAAGAGGCTTTTTTCGAAGAGGTTGCTTCCACCACCAG ATCGTGCGAAAGAAGCTTCAAAGAAGTTTGGAGGTGATGAGAAGTTGCCTAAGTTAAGACTG ATTGCTGATGAAAATAGTGGGGGATTTCCAAATAAGACTAAATGTGGTGTGtcaaataatgatgataatagtAATGTAGGAAAGAATAATGGAGTTCAAACTCCTAGTTTGGTTGCTAGGCTTATGGGGTTAGATTCATTGCCGTCTGTGCAACGGTGTAAACTTTTGAAAGATTCTTCCGGTGAATTTAGGGGAGGGAGAATGGACAAAGTCGTGGGCGAAAATGATGAGTGTGACAAGGAAGCCACGAGGCAAGAAACGAGGCCACAAAAGCTTCAAAAGACTGGAATGGCTGATAGAAGGAATGTGAGTAGGTTTGGAGCTGAAGCTTTGCaattgaaaaatgttttatctcgATCCAGAAAACATCATCACCCGAAACTTGCATCCCCTGTAAAAAGTACTAGTCATCATACAAGGAGGAATACATCGAGGTTAATTGGTGTTGCTACTAGGATTTTAGAACCTGGGGGTAGAAATAGGTCTAAATATGCTATTACTTATCCTCACAGTATACGAACACCAGAGCCAATGAAGGCTGAAAATCTTGATATATTGAGTGGACATGCATCGTGCAAAAACTGTGGCAATTTGGTGGATATTGTAGAGTCTACATCAAAAAGAGATGTGCATACAACTGTTTTTGATTCTGGTAATCCTTTTCAAGTGTCACCGAATGGTAACTCGAGACTTGCTTCTTCATCTTTCGATCAGGAAGAAGCATATTGTTTTAACGAAAGTAAACAATTGTCACAGCCTCAAAGTTTTGCATCCCAGTCGTATTACAAGGACAATAACCAAAGGCTGGTTGACATTGGGGTTTCATCTCAAGCAAAACTGAACTCTTTGCCATTTAACAGCGATACCAGAGACTTTGTTGCCTTGAATAAGAGTTTAAGTGGTCGAATGCGGTCAAGGTTACCGGTTAAAGTTGAGGATACTAAGTTTGATAAGAGGAGTCAGTTTGACAATGGGCGTGATCACGGGCAGAAAAGACAGTTCTCACATATCAGAAAAAAAGGAGAAAGTTCTGGAGTGGTATGTTCTTCCAATAACAAGGCAAGAATGGTCAGTAGTGCTGCATCTACTGGAAAACAGATGGAATCGGATCCTTGTTCCATAGACCGTATTGGTGATAGTGGAAACAAGAACTTCGATGGGATGGGATTTCGATTTAAGTCCCCTATGAAGAACAGGTCTGAAGTTCCGACAAAAGTAGAGAGACGAAGGAACCAAAAGGCTTCTCCTTGTAAAATATCTCGACGCAAAAACTTTACATCAAATGGAAATGATGAGCTCTCCTTGCAGAAACCATTCCCTTTGTCAGGAGATTCGTTGGGTGTTATCCACGAAGAAAAGGTGCATGATTTGTCGAGGCAATTAGAGTATGAACCAGAAATTAATGGTACTGCACAAAAGAGGACACCATCTCATATATTTGAAGAGCTATTATGTGCCTTAAACATGGAGAGACGGCCGCTTCCTCAAAAGAGCCATCATCCCCACCATCTCAGTCATAAGTATGACCACAACACGAAGTTCTATTTGCAG gcaaaacaagaaaaagcagGAGCGTTTAATGGGCGTAGAAATGTTGATCTTCTTAGCCCGGGATCTGTTCTTGAAACGTCATTTTCAAATGATAGCTTCTGCTCTAGCAGTTTCGAAGATAGCACAG TACCCACACGGAATGCGGACTCCATGAGTTACTCGTATGATGAATCCCAAATTCAAGAATTAGAGACAGATCCCTTTTATTCCGATTTCGTGTTAAGCAAAGAAAATACTCAAATCGAGTTGGTAACTGATCTTCTCACCTATATTTCACAAGTATTATGCAGCATTGATCTCGTTGATTCTAGAATAAAGGGAAACAACCTTGCTCACATAAAAGAAGTCATCTTCAACACAGAGCTAGTCCTTGCCAGTCAAATCCCTCACAACCCAAATGCAGTCAACTCTTTCTTCGTATGTGACCTTCTTCTTGGACTAGACTCCATAGCACGCGTAATGTGGACCAGTTTCGGCAACTTTCTTGGGTCTGAGAACTCAAATGCGGGATATCAGTTAAAGCTCTTTGTCTTTAATGCTCTAGTTGGATATTTAGACTCCAAGTATGGTCAATATGCAAAATGCGGATTTAGAGCATGGATGAACCTCCCTCCGTTTATGGGTCCTGAGATTCTAGTTCACGACGTTGCAGAGGAAGTGATAAGGTGGATGGGTTTTGTTGGTGTCACATCAGATGAGCTAGTAGAGAGGGACATGAGCCATTCTTTAGGAAAATGGACAgattatgaaattgaagaaTACGAGACGGGTGCTAAAATTGAAGGGGATATTTTCCACTTGttgattgatgaaattgttgtCGATATGTTGACTGACATTGCCTTTTTTAGGCTATGA